The following coding sequences are from one Lysinibacillus sp. FSL W8-0992 window:
- a CDS encoding CBS domain-containing protein, translated as MATQNSDRFLTAFNRIDHRLRDIIGAKDFMPFYRLVDQAKKKDVLVRKYEDDLRSYADLRNAIVHHRTSMEYVIAEPHVDVVERIEYMDATLAKPTLVGQMFRKKVLVFQENDSLKHVLKVIRQRKFTQFPVYNKDQFKGLVTTVGITNWLASVMGGNHVPKHVPTLHDILLHEKNRVNYKFVSRYITIYEAEEIFKQGVESGKRFEAILITEHGKTQQKLIGIITPLDIMKIE; from the coding sequence TTGGCTACACAAAATTCCGATCGCTTTCTCACAGCCTTTAATCGAATTGACCATCGACTAAGGGATATTATCGGTGCGAAAGATTTTATGCCTTTTTACCGTCTCGTGGACCAGGCGAAAAAAAAGGACGTTTTAGTACGTAAATATGAGGATGATTTACGCTCCTATGCAGATTTACGCAATGCGATTGTTCATCATCGTACATCTATGGAGTATGTAATTGCAGAACCACACGTAGATGTAGTAGAGCGCATTGAATACATGGACGCTACTCTTGCAAAGCCCACACTAGTGGGACAAATGTTTCGAAAAAAGGTGCTTGTATTCCAAGAAAATGATTCATTAAAGCATGTATTAAAGGTTATTCGTCAACGCAAGTTTACACAGTTTCCTGTTTATAATAAAGACCAATTTAAAGGGCTTGTGACTACTGTTGGCATTACAAATTGGCTTGCATCTGTAATGGGCGGCAACCATGTGCCGAAACACGTTCCTACATTGCATGATATATTATTGCACGAAAAAAATAGAGTGAATTACAAATTTGTGAGTAGATACATAACGATTTATGAGGCGGAAGAAATATTTAAACAGGGCGTGGAAAGTGGCAAGCGTTTTGAGGCGATATTGATTACGGAGCATGGGAAAACACAACAAAAGCTGATTGGCATAATTACACCATTAGATATTATGAAAATAGAATAG
- a CDS encoding Na+/H+ antiporter subunit A — MVTVLIAILLPFVCAALIPLLYRRLRRVIHLGWFVLSVPIILFILLARYIPQIAEGKTFIHTYEWIPSFDINFTTYLDGLSIIFGLLITGVGSLVILYSIFYLSTKESLHHFYCYLLLFMGAMLGVVFSDNLMVLYTFWELTSVSSFLLIAFWHHRKASRAGARKAMTITVFGGLSMLAGFLMLYVASGTFSIRDIVANVELIREHSLFVPALLLILVGAFTKSAQFPFHIWLPDAMEAPTPVSAYLHSATMVKAGIYLVARFSPVFGGEAIWFWLVSGIGLLTLFWGSFNAVRQTDLKALLAFSTVSQLGLIMSLFGLGSAGHYFGYAESSIIYTQASFAALFHLINHSTFKGALFMMVGIVDHEVGTRDIRRLGGLMALMPVTFTIAVIGGLSMAGLPPFNGFLSKEMFFTAVLQIREVNIFSMDSWGVLFPIVAWVASIFTFVYSMILIAHTFFGKLQPAKLDKKPHEAPIGMLISPIVLCLLVVAIFFFPNVLGHYILEPAMASIYPTFPSASELTPHIYAWHGVNPELLMTIGVIIVGIILFKTLKSWKPLYRIFSQNYTFNTYYNRLIEFSEKGSMKFTNRYMSGNLTHYFVYIYVFFVALIAGYFIWSDAMAFDFAKDSPVESYELILVFVMMFAAIWMIFAKGRITAMLLNGVLGYSIAFFFVIFRAPDLALTQLVVESVTTALFLLCFKFLPDLMPESSRKRVKFSNAVIAIFVGATVTLVGLAVVHYDRFETVALYFNDAYDLAGGSNIVNTILGDFRAFDTMLEVVVLLIAGLGVYTLTKLKPRKKEADHEN; from the coding sequence TTGGTTACAGTTCTCATTGCGATACTTTTACCATTTGTATGTGCCGCTCTAATCCCTTTGCTCTATAGGCGACTAAGGCGTGTTATACATTTAGGCTGGTTTGTTTTATCCGTTCCAATCATATTGTTTATTTTACTCGCACGGTACATTCCTCAAATTGCCGAGGGTAAAACATTTATTCATACATATGAGTGGATTCCCTCTTTTGATATAAACTTCACGACATATCTCGACGGGCTCAGCATTATTTTTGGTTTGCTGATTACAGGTGTAGGTAGTTTAGTTATTTTATATTCAATTTTTTATTTATCAACGAAAGAATCTCTTCATCATTTTTACTGCTACTTATTACTATTCATGGGCGCTATGCTCGGCGTCGTCTTTTCAGATAATTTAATGGTGCTGTATACATTTTGGGAATTAACAAGTGTGTCTTCATTTTTGTTAATTGCATTTTGGCATCATCGTAAAGCTTCACGTGCTGGTGCGCGAAAAGCAATGACTATTACTGTTTTCGGTGGTCTTTCTATGCTTGCGGGTTTCCTAATGCTATATGTAGCTTCAGGAACATTTAGTATTCGCGACATAGTAGCTAACGTAGAGCTAATACGGGAACATTCACTATTTGTTCCAGCGCTATTGCTAATTTTAGTAGGTGCTTTTACTAAATCCGCACAATTTCCTTTTCATATTTGGTTGCCTGATGCGATGGAGGCCCCAACTCCTGTTAGTGCCTACCTCCACTCGGCTACTATGGTGAAAGCTGGGATTTATTTAGTTGCACGTTTTTCTCCAGTATTTGGTGGTGAGGCTATTTGGTTCTGGCTAGTTAGTGGAATTGGCCTTTTAACATTGTTCTGGGGCTCGTTCAATGCAGTACGTCAAACAGACTTAAAGGCGTTACTAGCATTTTCAACAGTTAGTCAGCTTGGGTTAATTATGAGTTTATTTGGTCTTGGTTCCGCAGGGCATTATTTTGGGTATGCTGAAAGTTCAATCATATATACACAAGCGAGTTTTGCCGCATTGTTCCACCTTATTAATCACTCCACATTTAAAGGGGCGCTATTCATGATGGTCGGTATTGTTGACCATGAAGTTGGAACACGTGACATACGTCGTCTCGGTGGTTTGATGGCGTTAATGCCGGTGACATTTACGATAGCTGTAATAGGCGGATTATCAATGGCGGGCTTACCTCCATTTAATGGTTTTTTAAGTAAGGAGATGTTCTTTACTGCCGTGTTACAAATTCGTGAGGTCAATATCTTTTCTATGGATAGTTGGGGTGTTTTATTCCCTATCGTGGCATGGGTCGCAAGTATTTTTACGTTTGTTTACAGCATGATTTTAATTGCTCATACATTTTTCGGTAAATTGCAACCTGCTAAATTGGATAAAAAACCACATGAAGCCCCGATTGGGATGCTCATTTCGCCAATAGTACTTTGTTTATTAGTAGTCGCAATTTTCTTCTTTCCAAACGTCCTTGGCCATTATATTTTAGAGCCTGCAATGGCTAGTATTTATCCAACATTTCCATCAGCTAGTGAATTAACACCACATATTTATGCATGGCACGGTGTTAATCCTGAATTGTTGATGACCATTGGTGTAATAATTGTCGGCATTATTTTATTTAAAACATTAAAAAGCTGGAAGCCTCTATATCGTATTTTTTCACAAAACTATACGTTTAACACCTACTATAATCGCCTTATAGAGTTTAGTGAAAAAGGCTCTATGAAGTTCACTAATCGTTATATGTCAGGCAATTTAACACATTATTTTGTCTATATCTATGTGTTTTTTGTCGCGCTCATTGCAGGATATTTTATATGGTCTGATGCCATGGCATTTGATTTTGCAAAGGATTCACCAGTAGAGTCCTATGAGCTCATTTTAGTGTTTGTTATGATGTTTGCTGCAATATGGATGATTTTTGCAAAGGGACGGATTACGGCTATGCTATTGAACGGCGTTCTTGGCTATTCGATCGCATTCTTCTTCGTAATTTTCCGAGCACCTGATTTGGCACTTACGCAACTAGTTGTTGAATCCGTGACAACAGCATTGTTCCTGTTGTGTTTTAAATTTTTACCGGATTTAATGCCTGAATCCTCACGCAAAAGAGTGAAGTTTTCAAATGCTGTTATCGCCATTTTTGTAGGTGCAACGGTAACGTTAGTTGGTTTAGCTGTCGTGCACTATGACCGCTTTGAAACGGTCGCACTGTACTTTAATGATGCGTATGACTTAGCTGGCGGATCAAATATTGTTAACACTATTTTAGGGGATTTTCGTGCGTTTGATACGATGTTAGAGGTTGTCGTTCTTTTAATTGCTGGCTTAGGCGTGTACACGCTGACAAAGCTCAAGCCACGAAAGAAGGAGGCAGACCATGAAAATTAA
- a CDS encoding protein-tyrosine phosphatase family protein — protein MMEKNYDVLVKDRLFFGGAQDADAAYVNEQVDVVIDVRVNGLTAQEQQAAHYNYNHMPIADEEAEVAQSIEKVAKKIVSAYESGQKVYFHCGSGGGRAGVAATAVLMELGLANSLQSAESAVKKARSQVTIRPNMATALKKLYEK, from the coding sequence ATGATGGAAAAAAACTATGATGTGTTAGTGAAAGATCGATTATTTTTTGGCGGTGCGCAAGATGCAGATGCAGCTTATGTAAATGAGCAGGTAGATGTTGTAATTGATGTTCGAGTGAATGGATTAACAGCACAAGAACAGCAAGCGGCGCACTATAATTACAACCATATGCCTATCGCTGATGAAGAAGCAGAAGTAGCTCAGTCTATTGAAAAAGTAGCGAAAAAAATAGTCTCTGCTTATGAATCAGGGCAGAAGGTTTATTTTCACTGTGGAAGTGGCGGTGGACGAGCAGGTGTAGCAGCGACTGCTGTGTTAATGGAACTTGGCTTAGCAAATTCGCTACAGTCAGCAGAATCAGCCGTTAAGAAAGCACGCTCACAAGTAACAATTCGTCCAAATATGGCAACGGCTTTAAAGAAGTTGTACGAAAAGTAA
- a CDS encoding ABC transporter ATP-binding protein produces the protein MTTLLQVTGLTKRFADKTVVDAIDFTLEEHTSTALIGPNGAGKTTTLSMLTGLLKPSLGSVKMLGGDLRTNIGFLPQYPQFQPWLSALEFTEMAAKLSGVPAKKAKQEAQKTLEFVGLGNDLHKKIATFSGGMKQRLGISQAIVHKPKLLLLDEPVSALDPVGRREVLDLLKGLQQQTTILYSTHILNDAEEMTDQLLFLRNGQLVEQGTLREVRQRFDEPAYIVEFSTVEEAQHFISQSTFKCTVNGSYVYVAIQDEEPSIQQVLERLTAYPYLVRNVARQTASLEDIFMKVAKRA, from the coding sequence ATGACAACATTACTACAAGTAACGGGTTTGACGAAGCGTTTTGCCGACAAAACAGTAGTGGATGCAATTGATTTTACGTTAGAAGAACACACATCCACAGCATTAATTGGACCAAATGGTGCAGGGAAGACAACGACCTTATCGATGTTAACAGGCTTATTAAAGCCATCTTTAGGGAGCGTTAAAATGTTGGGTGGAGATTTACGAACAAATATTGGATTTTTACCGCAATATCCGCAGTTTCAGCCTTGGCTAAGTGCCCTAGAGTTTACGGAAATGGCCGCAAAGTTAAGTGGTGTACCTGCTAAAAAGGCGAAGCAAGAAGCTCAAAAAACATTAGAATTTGTAGGCTTAGGAAATGATCTTCATAAAAAGATTGCAACGTTTTCAGGTGGGATGAAGCAACGTCTTGGTATTTCCCAGGCAATTGTTCATAAGCCTAAATTACTGCTGTTAGATGAACCTGTATCTGCTTTAGATCCAGTTGGACGTAGAGAAGTACTTGATTTATTAAAAGGTTTACAGCAGCAGACGACAATTTTGTATTCAACACATATTTTGAATGATGCTGAGGAAATGACTGACCAGTTATTATTTTTGCGTAATGGTCAACTTGTGGAGCAGGGAACATTACGTGAAGTGCGCCAACGTTTTGATGAGCCAGCTTATATCGTAGAGTTTAGCACGGTGGAAGAAGCGCAGCATTTTATTAGTCAATCTACATTTAAATGTACAGTTAACGGTAGCTATGTGTACGTAGCCATTCAAGATGAAGAACCGAGCATACAACAAGTACTTGAACGCCTTACTGCTTATCCATATTTAGTGCGAAATGTAGCACGTCAAACGGCGTCGCTAGAGGATATTTTTATGAAGGTGGCGAAAAGAGCATGA
- a CDS encoding DMT family transporter translates to MKTNLIYPLLIVIASSSYGILSTIVKVAMQHGFTTSEAVSSQYIIGFMLVATIFIITQRQLPKLSKNGLLILISAGIFTGITGIVYGESLKYLPASLAVVMLFQFTWIGLLLDCIFHKRLPSRPEVISIIVLFAGTILAAGVLNVDLSGIAIQGWLFGFAAAFTFACFIQFNSRPVEGITTTSRVLIVSFVALIMISIFLNPEIAWNGKLFTEGLWKFGLALGLFGIILPIYLFSIAVPKVGGALASILSAIELPVAVTVSVIVLHESLTLLQVVGIILVILGMLLPNMLANRKITAP, encoded by the coding sequence ATGAAAACAAATTTAATTTACCCTCTATTGATCGTCATCGCTTCAAGTAGCTATGGCATTTTATCGACAATTGTCAAAGTAGCTATGCAGCATGGCTTTACAACATCAGAGGCGGTATCTAGCCAATATATTATCGGCTTTATGCTAGTTGCAACAATCTTTATCATAACGCAAAGACAACTACCGAAACTTTCAAAGAATGGCTTACTTATTTTAATTAGTGCTGGGATTTTCACAGGCATTACGGGTATAGTCTACGGGGAATCATTAAAATATTTACCTGCATCACTTGCCGTCGTCATGCTCTTTCAATTTACATGGATTGGTTTATTGTTAGACTGCATATTCCATAAACGACTGCCTAGTAGACCAGAAGTCATTTCGATTATCGTTTTATTTGCTGGTACTATTTTGGCGGCTGGTGTACTGAATGTCGATTTAAGTGGTATTGCAATACAAGGCTGGCTATTTGGGTTTGCGGCTGCATTTACCTTTGCATGTTTTATCCAATTTAACTCTCGCCCTGTCGAAGGGATTACAACAACATCAAGAGTTCTAATTGTTTCCTTTGTTGCACTTATTATGATCAGTATTTTCTTAAACCCTGAAATTGCATGGAACGGCAAATTGTTCACTGAAGGGCTATGGAAATTCGGACTAGCACTTGGACTTTTCGGTATTATCTTACCGATTTATTTATTTTCAATTGCAGTACCAAAGGTTGGTGGCGCACTAGCCTCTATTTTAAGCGCCATTGAACTACCTGTTGCTGTAACTGTTTCCGTTATTGTATTGCACGAATCACTCACTTTATTACAAGTTGTTGGCATAATTCTCGTTATTCTAGGCATGTTGCTGCCTAATATGCTTGCTAACCGAAAAATAACAGCTCCTTAA
- a CDS encoding ABC transporter permease: MNGFNVLLQKEFRDAWRSRKFLWIPLVFALLGMSEPLTNYYIKDILKAVGNMPEGFEMLMPELVPADLILSTISQFQLIGLLVLMASFVGSISKERSNGLATLLYVRPISFGAFFISKFLVVSTVGFVSIVAGFTASVYYTVVLYGTFEIGTLLASVCTYFIWLLFVLAATLMMSAMFKTVVATTCAFILIFVGQIIDGLVGTFWTISPWKLPLYGVQLIRGTMEMSDYWWSLVITIVLICLCITIGIFSMKKNASMAKI, translated from the coding sequence ATGAATGGATTTAACGTACTACTTCAAAAAGAATTTCGTGACGCGTGGCGTAGTAGAAAGTTTTTATGGATTCCACTTGTTTTCGCTCTTTTAGGTATGAGTGAACCGCTAACCAATTATTATATAAAGGATATTCTAAAGGCTGTTGGCAATATGCCTGAAGGTTTTGAAATGTTGATGCCAGAATTAGTACCTGCAGATTTAATATTATCTACAATTAGTCAGTTTCAATTAATTGGGTTACTCGTGCTTATGGCTTCTTTTGTAGGCTCTATTAGCAAAGAACGCTCAAATGGTTTGGCTACCTTATTGTATGTACGACCTATTTCTTTTGGAGCATTTTTTATTAGTAAGTTTTTAGTTGTCAGTACAGTAGGCTTTGTCAGTATAGTAGCAGGATTTACGGCAAGTGTTTATTATACGGTTGTGTTGTACGGAACATTTGAGATAGGGACTCTTTTAGCAAGTGTTTGTACGTATTTTATATGGTTGTTATTTGTTTTAGCAGCAACACTCATGATGAGTGCGATGTTTAAAACAGTAGTTGCAACAACATGCGCATTTATTTTAATTTTTGTAGGTCAAATTATTGATGGGCTCGTAGGTACGTTTTGGACAATTTCACCGTGGAAGTTACCACTATACGGTGTTCAGCTAATACGCGGGACAATGGAAATGTCTGATTATTGGTGGAGCCTAGTTATTACAATAGTTCTTATATGTCTTTGTATTACTATCGGCATTTTTTCAATGAAGAAAAACGCTTCAATGGCTAAAATATAA
- a CDS encoding MFS transporter produces MNKQIENSNNPVFPIMIAIAVAHLINDTMQSVIPAMFPILKSELGLTFTQIGLISFVLNMFASALQPIVGYVSDKKPMPYALPIGMISSFIGIAILAFTTQYWVIIIAVLFLGLGSAIFHPEGSRVSFMAAGSKRGLSQSIYQVGGNSGQALAPLISAYILDIFGQRGAAFVLIATTIGIILLSKIAKWYKKQLELERLSKKKRTLVSSLPPLTKKQVGIALTLLFTIIFARSFYTTNITSFYVFYLMDHYNVSLRLGQILIFTFMAFGVVGTFFGGSLSDRIGRKNVILLSVVVPMPFCLALPYVPLWTAAIFLVIIGTLIMISFSVTVVYAQELVPTKIGTMAGLTTGFAFGMGAIGAIVIGVLMDHKGIDFTMLIVSLLPLLLLVAFFLPKDKPTSAL; encoded by the coding sequence ATGAACAAACAAATAGAGAATTCTAACAACCCTGTCTTTCCGATTATGATTGCTATTGCCGTTGCCCATCTTATCAATGATACGATGCAATCTGTTATACCTGCAATGTTTCCAATATTGAAGAGTGAGCTCGGTTTGACCTTTACGCAAATCGGGCTTATTTCATTTGTATTAAACATGTTTGCCTCAGCTCTGCAACCCATTGTAGGCTATGTCAGCGATAAAAAGCCAATGCCTTATGCCTTACCTATCGGAATGATTAGCTCATTTATAGGGATTGCCATTTTAGCTTTCACAACGCAATACTGGGTAATTATTATAGCCGTATTATTTTTAGGCCTTGGTTCAGCAATATTTCACCCGGAAGGTTCACGCGTTTCATTTATGGCAGCAGGCTCTAAAAGAGGGCTTTCACAATCAATTTATCAAGTTGGCGGGAACTCTGGACAAGCGCTTGCGCCATTAATTAGCGCTTACATTTTGGACATTTTTGGACAACGTGGAGCAGCTTTTGTGCTTATTGCGACAACGATAGGAATTATATTGTTGAGTAAGATTGCCAAATGGTATAAAAAGCAGTTGGAGCTAGAACGTCTATCCAAGAAAAAACGTACATTAGTATCATCTTTGCCTCCACTGACAAAGAAACAAGTGGGAATCGCTTTAACATTATTATTTACTATTATTTTTGCACGATCATTTTATACAACCAATATAACAAGTTTTTATGTTTTTTATTTAATGGATCATTATAATGTTAGTCTGCGACTTGGACAAATTTTGATTTTTACTTTTATGGCTTTTGGTGTTGTTGGCACGTTTTTTGGGGGATCATTATCTGACCGTATCGGTAGAAAAAATGTAATTTTACTTTCAGTCGTTGTGCCAATGCCATTCTGTTTAGCATTGCCATATGTACCGTTATGGACAGCAGCAATATTTTTAGTTATTATCGGCACATTAATTATGATTAGCTTCTCTGTAACAGTTGTTTATGCACAAGAACTTGTACCAACTAAAATTGGGACAATGGCGGGATTAACGACTGGCTTTGCATTTGGTATGGGAGCAATTGGAGCAATTGTAATTGGAGTATTAATGGATCATAAAGGTATTGATTTCACAATGTTGATTGTTTCTTTACTGCCATTATTATTACTAGTAGCATTTTTCTTACCGAAAGATAAACCTACATCTGCTTTGTAA
- a CDS encoding DUF421 domain-containing protein codes for MTVDEFFHANVLEMIVRASLSFFALLIVTRLLGKKQLGQLTFFHYTTGITFGSIASEIAAQSETPFLEGLIALIWWSVLTYLMTVVTIKSKKARVLIDDKPTIVIQNGLILESGLKKNRLHMDELTMMLREQSVFSVQDVQYALLETTGNLSVLLKPAEQPSTKQDIKADVTPPTYLPTEVISDGQLIKENIVELELTEDWVMKKLKKQNVQSYEDVYFAQVQTNGSLYISLKDKARRSSP; via the coding sequence ATGACTGTAGATGAATTTTTCCACGCCAATGTTTTGGAAATGATAGTGAGAGCTTCCCTTTCCTTTTTTGCATTACTCATTGTTACACGGTTGCTAGGAAAAAAACAGCTAGGTCAGCTTACATTTTTCCACTATACAACAGGTATTACATTTGGATCGATCGCTTCAGAAATTGCAGCACAATCTGAGACACCTTTTTTAGAAGGACTTATTGCACTAATATGGTGGAGCGTTTTAACGTATCTCATGACTGTTGTTACCATTAAATCTAAAAAAGCACGTGTGCTGATTGATGATAAACCAACCATTGTCATTCAGAATGGCCTTATTTTAGAATCAGGACTAAAGAAAAACCGTTTGCACATGGATGAGTTAACGATGATGTTACGCGAACAATCTGTATTTTCCGTTCAGGATGTCCAATACGCTTTATTAGAAACTACCGGTAATTTGAGCGTTTTGCTGAAGCCAGCAGAACAGCCCTCAACGAAGCAAGATATAAAAGCCGATGTCACTCCGCCTACTTATTTACCAACAGAAGTAATATCGGATGGACAGCTCATTAAAGAAAATATTGTGGAACTTGAATTGACTGAAGATTGGGTAATGAAAAAGCTGAAAAAGCAAAATGTCCAATCCTATGAAGATGTCTACTTTGCCCAAGTTCAAACGAATGGCTCCTTATACATTAGCCTAAAAGATAAAGCAAGACGATCAAGCCCGTAA
- a CDS encoding carbohydrate kinase family protein, with translation MTKEDKDFILVYGDAFIDYIADDVTNTSFTKYMGGATVNVAAGISRIGAPSALITITGDDEGSQFVRDGLAQEGVNLDFAVFDPAKRVSGVYVHLTEACERIFKDYVDETPDLQVDATQLDDAAFKHASALIVCSGTMFHPTALATTRAAVEKAKEKGAIIAMDANIRPLRWSSEEVCRETITSFFENVDILKVTDDELFFLTETTNLEDGIEQLNSYLVPIILVTVGEEGTYAVLNGEVIHVPTEKVVPVDTTGAGDAFMAGVLRDVHYNGLPTTVEELVRCVSFGNRLGALAATKAGALTALPYYDDIKHLLEK, from the coding sequence ATGACAAAGGAAGATAAGGATTTTATTTTAGTCTATGGAGATGCATTTATTGACTATATTGCTGACGATGTAACGAATACATCTTTTACTAAATATATGGGTGGTGCAACGGTTAATGTAGCTGCTGGCATTAGCCGTATTGGTGCTCCATCTGCACTAATTACGATTACTGGAGATGACGAAGGTTCACAATTTGTTCGAGACGGTCTTGCGCAAGAAGGTGTGAACCTTGACTTTGCGGTATTTGACCCTGCAAAACGTGTAAGTGGCGTTTACGTGCATTTAACTGAAGCTTGCGAGCGAATTTTCAAAGATTATGTCGACGAGACGCCAGATTTACAAGTTGATGCAACACAATTAGATGATGCTGCCTTTAAACATGCTTCTGCATTAATTGTGTGCTCAGGTACAATGTTTCATCCAACTGCATTAGCAACTACGAGAGCTGCTGTCGAAAAGGCAAAAGAAAAAGGTGCTATTATTGCAATGGATGCCAATATTCGCCCATTACGTTGGAGCAGTGAAGAAGTTTGTAGGGAGACCATTACTTCATTTTTTGAGAATGTAGATATTTTGAAAGTAACTGATGATGAATTATTTTTCTTAACAGAGACAACTAATTTAGAAGATGGCATTGAACAGTTAAACAGTTACTTAGTACCGATTATTTTAGTAACAGTTGGTGAAGAGGGCACATATGCCGTATTAAACGGGGAAGTTATCCACGTACCAACAGAAAAGGTTGTCCCAGTAGATACTACAGGTGCAGGAGATGCATTTATGGCTGGTGTATTACGCGATGTCCATTACAATGGTTTACCGACAACTGTAGAAGAGCTAGTACGCTGTGTGAGCTTTGGCAATCGATTAGGTGCCCTTGCAGCGACGAAGGCAGGAGCACTAACAGCGCTACCTTATTATGATGATATCAAACATTTATTAGAGAAATAA
- a CDS encoding histidine kinase has protein sequence MKHVKGRLDESILVCVYYGLNGERLIRRGHKMAMMLDCPLYILSVDSQPLDAFDAEKSGYIEQWKDLAEELDVEKFILLDNEKRPIQKVIAEVAKNYGISQIIVGQSAQSRWEEITKGSFLNVLLKEVPFVDFHIVAVQRPTEDDTYDTYEKGVRAYLIKDQDNFKIAFTCPRYVSIEGIFFKEIGTDFDNGIFKFTYNDKMHEIHITEGLVNDKEKLPAEFTSPLRQ, from the coding sequence ATGAAGCATGTTAAAGGGAGATTAGACGAAAGTATTTTAGTTTGTGTCTACTATGGCCTAAATGGGGAGCGCTTAATTCGTCGAGGTCATAAAATGGCCATGATGCTCGATTGCCCACTCTATATTCTTTCGGTCGATTCACAACCCCTCGATGCCTTTGATGCTGAGAAATCTGGTTACATCGAACAGTGGAAAGACCTAGCCGAAGAGCTTGATGTTGAAAAATTCATTTTACTAGATAACGAAAAACGTCCTATTCAAAAGGTCATTGCTGAAGTAGCAAAAAATTACGGCATTTCTCAAATCATCGTTGGTCAAAGTGCACAAAGCCGTTGGGAGGAAATAACAAAGGGATCATTCCTGAATGTCCTATTAAAAGAGGTTCCTTTTGTAGATTTCCACATTGTAGCTGTCCAACGTCCAACTGAAGATGACACCTATGATACATACGAAAAAGGTGTACGTGCCTATTTGATTAAAGACCAGGACAATTTTAAAATAGCATTTACTTGTCCACGGTATGTTTCAATTGAAGGCATCTTCTTCAAAGAAATTGGCACTGATTTTGATAATGGGATATTTAAATTTACTTACAACGATAAAATGCATGAAATTCATATTACTGAGGGCTTGGTAAATGATAAAGAAAAGTTACCAGCAGAATTTACATCCCCATTACGGCAATAG
- a CDS encoding PLD nuclease N-terminal domain-containing protein, with protein sequence MEELAKIPWAVIAPIIVVQIILMIIALIDLRKIHATNGPKILWVFIILFINLLGPVAYFIVGRKQS encoded by the coding sequence ATGGAGGAGTTAGCAAAAATCCCTTGGGCGGTTATAGCGCCAATAATCGTAGTACAAATTATTTTAATGATTATTGCTTTAATTGATCTTCGAAAAATTCACGCAACAAATGGGCCGAAAATTTTATGGGTATTTATTATATTATTTATTAATCTACTTGGGCCTGTTGCATATTTTATCGTCGGGAGAAAACAATCATGA
- a CDS encoding GNAT family N-acetyltransferase, with the protein MSITIRQAQPQDAYAVIPLIIDAIGDIANRLTGEQTASKVEQELTVLFQREDNRHSYLNTFVAVEGEQILGTLVYYNGVQAIQMDANLVKWLEEKNAPSITIDQEAHEDEYYIDTVCVSPEARGKGIGTLLIQFAIEQTQKRGFTKLSLNVETQKEDARRLYERMGFVITEPWSIIDEPFHHMVKQI; encoded by the coding sequence ATGAGTATAACAATTCGACAAGCGCAACCTCAGGATGCTTATGCCGTTATTCCACTAATTATTGATGCGATTGGTGATATTGCCAACCGTTTAACAGGAGAACAAACAGCTTCAAAGGTTGAACAGGAACTAACAGTGCTCTTCCAACGTGAAGATAACAGACACTCTTATTTAAATACTTTTGTGGCGGTTGAAGGTGAACAAATATTAGGCACACTTGTTTACTACAATGGTGTACAGGCAATTCAAATGGATGCTAATCTCGTAAAATGGCTTGAAGAGAAAAATGCCCCTTCTATTACCATCGATCAAGAAGCTCATGAGGATGAATACTATATCGATACAGTTTGTGTTTCGCCAGAGGCTCGTGGTAAAGGGATCGGTACATTGTTAATTCAATTCGCTATCGAGCAAACGCAAAAACGAGGATTTACAAAATTATCATTAAATGTAGAAACACAGAAAGAAGATGCTCGTCGCTTATATGAACGTATGGGCTTTGTCATTACTGAACCATGGTCCATCATAGACGAACCATTCCATCATATGGTGAAACAGATTTAG